TCCGACGGAGGACGGGCGCTCCTCCTGGGCGTCCGGACGGCCCGCGCCGAGTGGCTCGAGCAGGCGGCGAGGCAGGCCCGGCCGCCCGTGCACGGCGACGACCTCCTGCGCGCCGCCGCGCTGCTCGAGCACCTGCGCGCCACGGACGACATCTGAGCGGGCATGGGCCGACCCGCGACGGCCTCGATGACGACATCGTCGCGCGCCTGCGGGCGGCCGGCTGCGTCTTCGCCGAGGAGGAGGCCGCGCTGCTCGTCGCGGAGGCGGCGGACCGCCAGCCCGACGCCGGCCCCGGCGACGGGGGAGCGCACCGCGCCGACGAGCTCGAGCGGATGACGGCGGCCCGCATCGACGGGGCGCCCCTCGAGGTCGTCCTCGGTTGGGCGGCGTTCGCGGGGCGGCGGATCATCGTGCGACCCGGGGTCTTCGTGCCGCGCCGACGCACCGAGCGCCTGGCCCGGGCCGCCGTCGACGCGGCGCGGGAGGTGGATGCCCCTACCGTCGTCGACCTGTGCTGCGGATCGGGCGCCATCGCCGCCGTGGTCGCGGACGACGTGCCCGGCGCGGTCGTGCACGCCGCCGACGTGGACGCGGTCGCGGTCGCCTGCGCCGCCGCCAACCTCATCCCGCGCGGCGTCGCGGTGCATCGGGGCGACCTGATGGAGGCGCTGCCCACGGCGCTGCGCGGCCGGATCGACGTCCTCGTCGCCAACGTGCCCTACGTACCGAGCGCGGGCCTCGCGCTCATGCCGCCGGAGGCGCGTCTCCACGAGCCGGAGGCCACGCGGGACGGCGGGGCCGACGGGCTCGACGTGCTGCGACGCGTGGCACGGGGGAGCGGATCCTGGCTCGCCCCCGACGGGCTCCTCCTCGTCGAGGTCGCGGACGAACAGCTCGCCGCGGCCCTCGACGCGCTCGCGACCGCCGGCCTCGAGGCGCGAGCCGACCCGCTCGCAGCACCCGTGCAGGACGACGAGGACGACGGCACACGGGTCGTGACCGGCCGACATCCGCGCTGAGCTATCGGCCCGATGTCCCGAGGCCCGATGACGCGCGGACCGTCCGGCAACCGGCCGCGGACCTCGTTGTCTCCTGTCCACAACCCGCTCGGCGGCCGGACGGTCCTCCCTAGGGTCGCGGTGTCCCATCCACCTACGAGAGCCACCAATGACCCTCATCCCACGCCGTCCCCGCGCGTCCGTCCGCACGGCGCCGTCCCTCCCGGACCGCGACGCCCGCCGTCGCCCCCGTCGCGGCCTCGCCGCCCTCGCATCGGCCGCCGCCGTCCTCACCGCGGTCGCCATCGGCGTCCCCGCGGGTTCGGCATCCGCCGCCGCGCCCAGCACGCCCGTCCCCGGCATGCAGGTCCCCGCTCTCAAGGACGTCCTCGGCGACGCCGGCATCGAGCACGTCGGCGTGGCCATGGGCAGCGGCGAGGTGCAGGGCACCTCGGCCGACCTCATCGCCCGTCACTTCAACGCCATGACCCCGGAGAACGAGGGCAAGGCCGACGCCATCCAGCCCGTCGAGGGCCGATTCGACTTCTCGGGCATCGACAAGCTGCTCGACTTCGCCGACGCCCACGGCATGAAGATGTACTTCCACGTCCCCTACTGGAAGCCGCAGACGCCCGCGTGGTTCTTCCTCGACAACGGCCGACCGCTGACGAACAGCCCGGCCGACCAGGCGCTGCTCAAGGCGCGCATGGAAGCCCACATGAAGGCGATCGCCGACCACGTCGCGTCCCGCTACCCGAAGGGGAACAGCCCCATCTGGGCCATGGACGTCGTCAACGAGGTCATCGACGACGGCCCCAACGGCAACCCGCACGACATGAAGGACACGCCCTTCTTCCGGGTGCTCGGCGAGGGCTTCGTCGACGAGGCCTTCCAGCTCGCGAAGAAGTACTTCCCGGGCGTCAAGCTCTTCATCAACGAGTACAACACCGACTCGCCGAGCAAGCGCGCCGACTACCTCGGGCTCGTCTCCGACCTCCTGAAGCGGCACATCCCGGTCGAGGGCGTGTCGCAGCAGAGCCACATCGGGCTCCGCAGCGACATCGAAGAGCTGAGGAACACGATCCACGCGGTGAAGGCCCTCGACCCGAACCTCCTCCAGGCCATCTCCGAGCTGGACGTCGGTGCGTTGCAGGCCGCCGCGACGGGCAACAGCGAGAACCGGAACCACACGGCGCCGATCTACTCGAACCCGGACGACACCGCCGCGGCCGTGGGCTGGGTCTACAAGGACCTGTTCACGATGATCCGGCAGGAGGCCGGCAACCTCGAGTCGGTCACCTTCTGGGGCTCCGACAACTCGCGCACCTGGCTGCACAGCCCGTCGATCGACCAGCCGTGGGACCAGCCGCTCCCGTTCGGGACCCATCAGGAGGCCATGCCCGCGTACTGGGGCATCGTGAGGCCCGACCTGCTCCCGCCGCGTCCGCCGCTGCCGAAGGGCTGATCACCGCCCGAGCGACCACCGCGGCCCCCGTCCTCCTCGAGGATGGGGGCCGCTCTGCGTTCGTTGCCACACACAACAAAGGTTTTCGAATACCTTGCCCGCCGTAGGGGAGGGTGCCTACGGTGCGAGCATCCGACACCGAAGTCGGAACACATGAGAGGTGTTCGACGATGAGCATTCCCCGCACCAGCGCGTCCGCGTCCGCGGACGTCAGCCCGCCCCGCCTGGACCGCAGCAGGTCCGCCGGCAGCCGCGCCGTCGGCGCCCGTCCCGCCCGCCGCCGGGGCATGGCGGCGATCACGGCGCTCGGCCTCGTCGTGGGCGCAGGCGCCCTCGCCGCGCCGTCCGCACAGGCCGCCGACGCCGCCGCTCCCGCACGCATCGGATCCGACTTCGAGTCCGGCACGGACGGCTGGGCCCCGCGCGGCGACGGCGTCGCGATCGCGCCCAGCACGATCGCGCGCACCGGATCCGGCAGCCTGCTCGTGACCGACCGCACGCAGGAGTGGCACGGGGCAGCCCTCGACGTGACGAGCGCCCTCGCCGTGGGCCAGCAGGTCGAGGTGACGGTGTGGGCGCGCCTGGCCGCGGGGGAGGAGCCCGCGTCCCTCAAGGTCTCCGTGCAGCGCGACACCGGCGGCGGCAGCGGATACGACGGGGTGGCGGGAGCCGCGGCGCGGGTCACCGCCGACGCGTGGACCGAGCTCACCGGCACGTACACGCTCGGCGGCCCGGTCGACAGGGCGCAGGTCTACGTCGAGGGCACCGTCGGCGCCGACTTCCTCCTCGACGACTTCCAGCTCGGCGAGGCGGTGGCCACGCCC
This genomic interval from Clavibacter michiganensis contains the following:
- a CDS encoding putative protein N(5)-glutamine methyltransferase, giving the protein MSGHGPTRDGLDDDIVARLRAAGCVFAEEEAALLVAEAADRQPDAGPGDGGAHRADELERMTAARIDGAPLEVVLGWAAFAGRRIIVRPGVFVPRRRTERLARAAVDAAREVDAPTVVDLCCGSGAIAAVVADDVPGAVVHAADVDAVAVACAAANLIPRGVAVHRGDLMEALPTALRGRIDVLVANVPYVPSAGLALMPPEARLHEPEATRDGGADGLDVLRRVARGSGSWLAPDGLLLVEVADEQLAAALDALATAGLEARADPLAAPVQDDEDDGTRVVTGRHPR
- a CDS encoding endo-1,4-beta-xylanase, whose protein sequence is MTLIPRRPRASVRTAPSLPDRDARRRPRRGLAALASAAAVLTAVAIGVPAGSASAAAPSTPVPGMQVPALKDVLGDAGIEHVGVAMGSGEVQGTSADLIARHFNAMTPENEGKADAIQPVEGRFDFSGIDKLLDFADAHGMKMYFHVPYWKPQTPAWFFLDNGRPLTNSPADQALLKARMEAHMKAIADHVASRYPKGNSPIWAMDVVNEVIDDGPNGNPHDMKDTPFFRVLGEGFVDEAFQLAKKYFPGVKLFINEYNTDSPSKRADYLGLVSDLLKRHIPVEGVSQQSHIGLRSDIEELRNTIHAVKALDPNLLQAISELDVGALQAAATGNSENRNHTAPIYSNPDDTAAAVGWVYKDLFTMIRQEAGNLESVTFWGSDNSRTWLHSPSIDQPWDQPLPFGTHQEAMPAYWGIVRPDLLPPRPPLPKG